One stretch of Astatotilapia calliptera chromosome 3, fAstCal1.2, whole genome shotgun sequence DNA includes these proteins:
- the slc12a6 gene encoding solute carrier family 12 member 6 isoform X3: MASVRFTVTPTKAEDLPGGSDLSPDISLRSGSRVRFESDSANRSDPLSEVSGGVTTTSAGGGADSPDHSSIDQGEGNSKTSSVYINSNHQVDDDDFYDKNLALFEEEMDTRPKVSSLLSRLVNYTNLTQGAKEHEEAESIGEKKKPSKSPQMGTLMGVYLPCLQNIFGVILFLRLTWVVGTAGVLQAFCIVLMCCCCTMLTAISMSAIATNGVVPAGGSYFMISRSLGPEFGGAVGLCFYLGTTFAGAMYILGAVEILLMYIAPRAAIFEGEGAAMLNNMRIYGSIFLLFMALLVFVGVKYVNKLASVFLACVIISILSIYVGALVSAFSVPDFPVCMLGNRTINAHDVVDNHCSKTVLVKVPAEKLDSNFTINENSTVGPTFDPSHVPEVMVEKTTHLWKLFCHNAQLNTTCDEYFTSNNFSEIKGIPGLTSGAISENLWSTYLHKGDVLEKRSLHTSQVAHPASDRYPYVFADITTSFTVLVGIFFPSVTGIMAGSNRSGDLKDAQRSIPIGTILAILTTSLVYLSNVVLFGACIEGVVLRDKFGDSVKGNLVVGTLAWPSPWVIVIGSFFSTCGAGLQSLTGAPRLLQAIAKDNIIPFLRVFGHGKANGEPTWALLLTALIAELGVLIASLDMVAPILTMFFLMCYLFVNLACALQTLLRTPNWRPRFSYYHWSLSFLGMTFCLALMFISSWYYAIVAMVIAGMIYKYIEYQGAEKEWGDGIRGLSLSAARYALLRLEEGPPHTKNWRPQLLVLLKLDEDAHVKSPRLLTFASQLKAGKGLTIVGTVVPGNYLQSYGEALAAEQTLKHLMDKERVKGFCQCIVAQKPRDGISHMIQSSGLGGMKPNTVVMGWPHAWRQSEDPQSWKTFINTVRVTTAAHLALLVPKNISLFPSNSEPCTEGYIDVWWIVHDGGMLMLLPFLLRQHKVWRKCSMRIFTVAQMEDNSIQMKKDLLTFTYQLRIDAEVEVVEMHDSDISAYTYERTLMMEQRCQMLRQMRLSKSDRDREESPSSSSNNGRPEAGGATRSQAQLVKDRNSMLRLTSIGSDDEDDTDGGERDRAASSGGGSSEHHRRIQMTWTKEKTTQYRATHSGCSTPEGFRDMLSIRPDHSNVRRMHTAVKLNEVIVNRSHDARIVLLNMPGPPRNTEGDENYMEFLEVLTEGLERVLLVRGGGSEVITIYS, translated from the exons GAGGAGATGGACACTCGGCCGAAGGTGTCCTCTCTCCTCAGCCGCCTGGTCAACTACACCAACCTGACGCAGGGGGCCAAAGAGCATGAAGAGGCCGAGAGCATCGGCGAGAAAAAGAAACCCAGCAAG TCGCCACAGATGGGGACGCTGATGGGCGTGTACCTTCCTTGTCTGCAGAACATCTTCGGCGTCATCTTGTTCCTGCGGTTGACCTGGGTGGTGGGAACTGCCGGCGTGCTGCAGGCCTTCTGTATTGTTCTTATGTGCTGTTGCTGT ACAATGTTGACCGCCATATCAATGAGTGCAATCGCAACCAATGGAGTCGTACCAG cggGAGGTTCCTACTTCATGATCAGCCGCTCTTTGGGTCCAGAGTTTGGGGGGGCGGTAGGCCTGTGCTTCTACTTGGGCACAACCTTCGCTGGAGCCATGTACATCCTGGGAGCTGTCGAGATCCTTCTG ATGTACATTGCACCCAGAGCAGCGATATTTGAAGGTGAAGGAGCAGCCATGTTGAACAACATGAGGATATACGGCTCCATCTTTCTCCTCTTCATGGCCTTGCTGGTTTTCGTGGGGGTCAAGTATGTGAACAAACTGGCCTCTGTCTTCTTGGCCTGTGTCATCATCTCCATTTTATCCATTTATGTCGGAGCGCTGGTTTCTGCCTTCAGCGTGCCGGATTTTCC CGTATGCATGCTGGGAAACAGAACTATCAACGCCCATGATGTTGTTGACAACCACTGTAGTAAAACTGTCCTGGTTAAAGTTCCAGCTGAGAAATTAGACAGCAACTTCACGATTAACG AAAACAGCACAGTGGGCCCCACTTTTGACCCCAGCCATGTCCCAGAGGTGATGGTGGAGAAGACCACACATCTTTGGAAGTTATTTTGCCATAACGCACAGCTCAACACCACCTGTGACGAATACTTCACTTCAAACAACTTCTCTGAGATTAAAGGGATCCCCGGACTGACTAGTGGGGCCATATCAG AGAACCTGTGGAGTACATACCTCCACAAAGGGGATGTTTTGGAGAAAAGATCCCTCCACACCTCTCAAGTTGCACACCCAGCCTCTGATCGCTATCCGTACGTGTTTGCTGACATCACCACCTCCTTCACAGTGCTCGTGGGCATCTTCTTCCCCTCGGTCACAG GAATCATGGCCGGCTCCAACCGGTCGGGGGATTTAAAAGATGCTCAGCGCTCCATCCCCATCGGAACCATCCTCGCCATCCTCACCACCTCTTTAGTCT ATCTGAGCAATGTCGTGTTGTTTGGAGCCTGCATCGAGGGGGTGGTCCTCAGAGACAA GTTTGGAGATTCAGTTAAAGGCAATCTGGTGGTGGGGACTTTGGCTTGGCCCTCGCCGTGGGTCATTGTGATCGGGTCCTTCTTCTCCACATGTGGCGCGGGCCTCCAGTCTTTGACTGGCGCTCCACGACTCCTGCAGGCCATCGCCAAAGACAACATCATCCCCTTCCTCCGG GTCTTTGGCCACGGGAAAGCTAACGGGGAACCTACGTGGGCTCTGCTGCTGACAGCTCTGATAGCTGAGCTGGGGGTTCTCATCGCATCTCTGGACATGGTGGCTCCTATTCTGACAAT GTTCTTCCTTATGTGTTACCTGTTTGTGAACCTGGCCTGTGCCCTTCAGACCCTCCTGAGGACACCCAACTGGAGGCCTCGCTTCTCATACTACCACTG GAGCTTGTCCTTTCTGGGGATGACTTTCTGCCTGGCGCTCATGTTCATATCCTCTTGGTACTACGCAATCGTTGCCATGGTGATTGCCGGGATGATCTACAAGTACATTGAGTATCAAGG GGCAGAGAAGGAGTGGGGAGATGGGATCCGTGGTCTGTCACTCAGCGCTGCCCGTTATGCTCTGCTGAGGCTGGAAGAAGGACCACCGCATACTAAAAACTGGAG GCCTCAGCTTTTGGTGTTACTAAAACTGGACGAAGACGCCCACGTCAAGTCTCCTCGGCTCCTGACGTTTGCCAGCCAGCTAAAGGCGGGAAAAGGCCTGACCATTGTTGGCACTGTTGTCCCCGGGAACTACCTGCAGAGCTATGGAGAGGCGCTCGCTGCTGAGCAG ACTCTGAAGCACCTGATGGATAAGGAGCGCGTGAAGGGCTTCTGCCAGTGCATCGTGGCTCAAAAGCCACGTGATGGGATCAGCCACATGATCCAGTCAAGTGGCCTGGGAGGAATGAAACCCAACACTGTGGTGATGGGCTGGCCTCACGCCTGGAGGCAAAGCGAGGACCCACAGTCCTGGAAGACCTTCATCA ACACAGTGCGGGTGACCACAGCGGCCCACCTTGCGCTTCTGGTGCCCAAAAACATCTCCCTGTTCCCTAGCAACTCCGAGCCCTGCACAGAGGGCTACATCGATGTGTGGTGGATCGTCCATGACGGCGGGATGCTGATGCTTCTGCCTTTCCTCCTGCGACAACACAAG GTGTGGCGCAAGTGTTCAATGCGAATCTTCACAGTGGCCCAGATGGAGGATAATTCCATCCAGATGAAGAAGGATTTGTTAACCTTCACCTATCAGCTACGCATCGATGCTGAGGTGGAAGTAGTGGAGATG CACGACAGTGACATCAGTGCATATACCTATGAGAGGACGCTGATGATGGAGCAGAGGTGTCAGATGCTCAGACAGATGCGACTGTCTAAATCTGATCGGGACAGAGAG GAGAGCCCTAGCAGTAGCAGCAACAATGGTAGGCCAGAGGCAGGTGGAGCTACAAGGTCTCAG GCCCAGCTGGTGAAGGATCGTAACTCCATGCTGCGTCTGACGAGCATCGGCTCAGACGACGAAGATGACACAGACGGCGGCGAGCGAGACCGGGCGGCAagcagcggcggcggcagcTCTGAGCACCACCGCCGCATTCAGATGACCTGGACCAAAGAGAAGACCACACAATACAGAGCGACGCACTCGGGCTGCTCCACCCCCGAGGGCTTCAGGGACATGCTGAGCATCAGGCC GGACCACTCCAACGTCAGGCGAATGCACACTGCCGTCAAACTCAACGAGGTCATCGTCAACAGATCCCACGACGCCCGGATCGTCCTGCTCAACATGCCTGGACCTCCCAGGAACACCGAAGGAGATGAGAACT ACATGGAGTTCCTGGAGGTCCTGACAGAAGGATTGGAGCGTGTGCTGTTGGTGAGAGGCGGAGGAAGTGAAGTCATCACCATCTACTCCTGA
- the slc12a6 gene encoding solute carrier family 12 member 6 isoform X2 → MASVRFTVTPTKAEDLPGGSDLSPDISLRSGSRVRFESDSANRSDPLSEVSGGVTTTSAGGGADSPDHSSIDQGEGNSKTSSVYINSNHQVDDDDFYDKNLALFEEEMDTRPKVSSLLSRLVNYTNLTQGAKEHEEAESIGEKKKPSKSPQMGTLMGVYLPCLQNIFGVILFLRLTWVVGTAGVLQAFCIVLMCCCCTMLTAISMSAIATNGVVPAGGSYFMISRSLGPEFGGAVGLCFYLGTTFAGAMYILGAVEILLMYIAPRAAIFEGEGAAMLNNMRIYGSIFLLFMALLVFVGVKYVNKLASVFLACVIISILSIYVGALVSAFSVPDFPVCMLGNRTINAHDVVDNHCSKTVLVKVPAEKLDSNFTINENSTVGPTFDPSHVPEVMVEKTTHLWKLFCHNAQLNTTCDEYFTSNNFSEIKGIPGLTSGAISENLWSTYLHKGDVLEKRSLHTSQVAHPASDRYPYVFADITTSFTVLVGIFFPSVTGIMAGSNRSGDLKDAQRSIPIGTILAILTTSLVYLSNVVLFGACIEGVVLRDKFGDSVKGNLVVGTLAWPSPWVIVIGSFFSTCGAGLQSLTGAPRLLQAIAKDNIIPFLRVFGHGKANGEPTWALLLTALIAELGVLIASLDMVAPILTMFFLMCYLFVNLACALQTLLRTPNWRPRFSYYHWSLSFLGMTFCLALMFISSWYYAIVAMVIAGMIYKYIEYQGAEKEWGDGIRGLSLSAARYALLRLEEGPPHTKNWRPQLLVLLKLDEDAHVKSPRLLTFASQLKAGKGLTIVGTVVPGNYLQSYGEALAAEQTLKHLMDKERVKGFCQCIVAQKPRDGISHMIQSSGLGGMKPNTVVMGWPHAWRQSEDPQSWKTFINTVRVTTAAHLALLVPKNISLFPSNSEPCTEGYIDVWWIVHDGGMLMLLPFLLRQHKVWRKCSMRIFTVAQMEDNSIQMKKDLLTFTYQLRIDAEVEVVEMHDSDISAYTYERTLMMEQRCQMLRQMRLSKSDRDRERVRWSFDDAYLSPRYKSPGPFTPNTSRGDRDRQAQLVKDRNSMLRLTSIGSDDEDDTDGGERDRAASSGGGSSEHHRRIQMTWTKEKTTQYRATHSGCSTPEGFRDMLSIRPDHSNVRRMHTAVKLNEVIVNRSHDARIVLLNMPGPPRNTEGDENYMEFLEVLTEGLERVLLVRGGGSEVITIYS, encoded by the exons GAGGAGATGGACACTCGGCCGAAGGTGTCCTCTCTCCTCAGCCGCCTGGTCAACTACACCAACCTGACGCAGGGGGCCAAAGAGCATGAAGAGGCCGAGAGCATCGGCGAGAAAAAGAAACCCAGCAAG TCGCCACAGATGGGGACGCTGATGGGCGTGTACCTTCCTTGTCTGCAGAACATCTTCGGCGTCATCTTGTTCCTGCGGTTGACCTGGGTGGTGGGAACTGCCGGCGTGCTGCAGGCCTTCTGTATTGTTCTTATGTGCTGTTGCTGT ACAATGTTGACCGCCATATCAATGAGTGCAATCGCAACCAATGGAGTCGTACCAG cggGAGGTTCCTACTTCATGATCAGCCGCTCTTTGGGTCCAGAGTTTGGGGGGGCGGTAGGCCTGTGCTTCTACTTGGGCACAACCTTCGCTGGAGCCATGTACATCCTGGGAGCTGTCGAGATCCTTCTG ATGTACATTGCACCCAGAGCAGCGATATTTGAAGGTGAAGGAGCAGCCATGTTGAACAACATGAGGATATACGGCTCCATCTTTCTCCTCTTCATGGCCTTGCTGGTTTTCGTGGGGGTCAAGTATGTGAACAAACTGGCCTCTGTCTTCTTGGCCTGTGTCATCATCTCCATTTTATCCATTTATGTCGGAGCGCTGGTTTCTGCCTTCAGCGTGCCGGATTTTCC CGTATGCATGCTGGGAAACAGAACTATCAACGCCCATGATGTTGTTGACAACCACTGTAGTAAAACTGTCCTGGTTAAAGTTCCAGCTGAGAAATTAGACAGCAACTTCACGATTAACG AAAACAGCACAGTGGGCCCCACTTTTGACCCCAGCCATGTCCCAGAGGTGATGGTGGAGAAGACCACACATCTTTGGAAGTTATTTTGCCATAACGCACAGCTCAACACCACCTGTGACGAATACTTCACTTCAAACAACTTCTCTGAGATTAAAGGGATCCCCGGACTGACTAGTGGGGCCATATCAG AGAACCTGTGGAGTACATACCTCCACAAAGGGGATGTTTTGGAGAAAAGATCCCTCCACACCTCTCAAGTTGCACACCCAGCCTCTGATCGCTATCCGTACGTGTTTGCTGACATCACCACCTCCTTCACAGTGCTCGTGGGCATCTTCTTCCCCTCGGTCACAG GAATCATGGCCGGCTCCAACCGGTCGGGGGATTTAAAAGATGCTCAGCGCTCCATCCCCATCGGAACCATCCTCGCCATCCTCACCACCTCTTTAGTCT ATCTGAGCAATGTCGTGTTGTTTGGAGCCTGCATCGAGGGGGTGGTCCTCAGAGACAA GTTTGGAGATTCAGTTAAAGGCAATCTGGTGGTGGGGACTTTGGCTTGGCCCTCGCCGTGGGTCATTGTGATCGGGTCCTTCTTCTCCACATGTGGCGCGGGCCTCCAGTCTTTGACTGGCGCTCCACGACTCCTGCAGGCCATCGCCAAAGACAACATCATCCCCTTCCTCCGG GTCTTTGGCCACGGGAAAGCTAACGGGGAACCTACGTGGGCTCTGCTGCTGACAGCTCTGATAGCTGAGCTGGGGGTTCTCATCGCATCTCTGGACATGGTGGCTCCTATTCTGACAAT GTTCTTCCTTATGTGTTACCTGTTTGTGAACCTGGCCTGTGCCCTTCAGACCCTCCTGAGGACACCCAACTGGAGGCCTCGCTTCTCATACTACCACTG GAGCTTGTCCTTTCTGGGGATGACTTTCTGCCTGGCGCTCATGTTCATATCCTCTTGGTACTACGCAATCGTTGCCATGGTGATTGCCGGGATGATCTACAAGTACATTGAGTATCAAGG GGCAGAGAAGGAGTGGGGAGATGGGATCCGTGGTCTGTCACTCAGCGCTGCCCGTTATGCTCTGCTGAGGCTGGAAGAAGGACCACCGCATACTAAAAACTGGAG GCCTCAGCTTTTGGTGTTACTAAAACTGGACGAAGACGCCCACGTCAAGTCTCCTCGGCTCCTGACGTTTGCCAGCCAGCTAAAGGCGGGAAAAGGCCTGACCATTGTTGGCACTGTTGTCCCCGGGAACTACCTGCAGAGCTATGGAGAGGCGCTCGCTGCTGAGCAG ACTCTGAAGCACCTGATGGATAAGGAGCGCGTGAAGGGCTTCTGCCAGTGCATCGTGGCTCAAAAGCCACGTGATGGGATCAGCCACATGATCCAGTCAAGTGGCCTGGGAGGAATGAAACCCAACACTGTGGTGATGGGCTGGCCTCACGCCTGGAGGCAAAGCGAGGACCCACAGTCCTGGAAGACCTTCATCA ACACAGTGCGGGTGACCACAGCGGCCCACCTTGCGCTTCTGGTGCCCAAAAACATCTCCCTGTTCCCTAGCAACTCCGAGCCCTGCACAGAGGGCTACATCGATGTGTGGTGGATCGTCCATGACGGCGGGATGCTGATGCTTCTGCCTTTCCTCCTGCGACAACACAAG GTGTGGCGCAAGTGTTCAATGCGAATCTTCACAGTGGCCCAGATGGAGGATAATTCCATCCAGATGAAGAAGGATTTGTTAACCTTCACCTATCAGCTACGCATCGATGCTGAGGTGGAAGTAGTGGAGATG CACGACAGTGACATCAGTGCATATACCTATGAGAGGACGCTGATGATGGAGCAGAGGTGTCAGATGCTCAGACAGATGCGACTGTCTAAATCTGATCGGGACAGAGAG AGGGTACGCTGGAGTTTTGATGAT GCGTATCTTTCCCCCAGGTACAAAAGTCCTGGACCCTTCACGCCAAACACCTCCagaggagacagagacagacag GCCCAGCTGGTGAAGGATCGTAACTCCATGCTGCGTCTGACGAGCATCGGCTCAGACGACGAAGATGACACAGACGGCGGCGAGCGAGACCGGGCGGCAagcagcggcggcggcagcTCTGAGCACCACCGCCGCATTCAGATGACCTGGACCAAAGAGAAGACCACACAATACAGAGCGACGCACTCGGGCTGCTCCACCCCCGAGGGCTTCAGGGACATGCTGAGCATCAGGCC GGACCACTCCAACGTCAGGCGAATGCACACTGCCGTCAAACTCAACGAGGTCATCGTCAACAGATCCCACGACGCCCGGATCGTCCTGCTCAACATGCCTGGACCTCCCAGGAACACCGAAGGAGATGAGAACT ACATGGAGTTCCTGGAGGTCCTGACAGAAGGATTGGAGCGTGTGCTGTTGGTGAGAGGCGGAGGAAGTGAAGTCATCACCATCTACTCCTGA
- the slc12a6 gene encoding solute carrier family 12 member 6 isoform X1: MASVRFTVTPTKAEDLPGGSDLSPDISLRSGSRVRFESDSANRSDPLSEVSGGVTTTSAGGGADSPDHSSIDQGEGNSKTSSVYINSNHQVDDDDFYDKNLALFEEEMDTRPKVSSLLSRLVNYTNLTQGAKEHEEAESIGEKKKPSKSPQMGTLMGVYLPCLQNIFGVILFLRLTWVVGTAGVLQAFCIVLMCCCCTMLTAISMSAIATNGVVPAGGSYFMISRSLGPEFGGAVGLCFYLGTTFAGAMYILGAVEILLMYIAPRAAIFEGEGAAMLNNMRIYGSIFLLFMALLVFVGVKYVNKLASVFLACVIISILSIYVGALVSAFSVPDFPVCMLGNRTINAHDVVDNHCSKTVLVKVPAEKLDSNFTINENSTVGPTFDPSHVPEVMVEKTTHLWKLFCHNAQLNTTCDEYFTSNNFSEIKGIPGLTSGAISENLWSTYLHKGDVLEKRSLHTSQVAHPASDRYPYVFADITTSFTVLVGIFFPSVTGIMAGSNRSGDLKDAQRSIPIGTILAILTTSLVYLSNVVLFGACIEGVVLRDKFGDSVKGNLVVGTLAWPSPWVIVIGSFFSTCGAGLQSLTGAPRLLQAIAKDNIIPFLRVFGHGKANGEPTWALLLTALIAELGVLIASLDMVAPILTMFFLMCYLFVNLACALQTLLRTPNWRPRFSYYHWSLSFLGMTFCLALMFISSWYYAIVAMVIAGMIYKYIEYQGAEKEWGDGIRGLSLSAARYALLRLEEGPPHTKNWRPQLLVLLKLDEDAHVKSPRLLTFASQLKAGKGLTIVGTVVPGNYLQSYGEALAAEQTLKHLMDKERVKGFCQCIVAQKPRDGISHMIQSSGLGGMKPNTVVMGWPHAWRQSEDPQSWKTFINTVRVTTAAHLALLVPKNISLFPSNSEPCTEGYIDVWWIVHDGGMLMLLPFLLRQHKVWRKCSMRIFTVAQMEDNSIQMKKDLLTFTYQLRIDAEVEVVEMHDSDISAYTYERTLMMEQRCQMLRQMRLSKSDRDREESPSSSSNNGRPEAGGATRSQAYLSPRYKSPGPFTPNTSRGDRDRQAQLVKDRNSMLRLTSIGSDDEDDTDGGERDRAASSGGGSSEHHRRIQMTWTKEKTTQYRATHSGCSTPEGFRDMLSIRPDHSNVRRMHTAVKLNEVIVNRSHDARIVLLNMPGPPRNTEGDENYMEFLEVLTEGLERVLLVRGGGSEVITIYS; the protein is encoded by the exons GAGGAGATGGACACTCGGCCGAAGGTGTCCTCTCTCCTCAGCCGCCTGGTCAACTACACCAACCTGACGCAGGGGGCCAAAGAGCATGAAGAGGCCGAGAGCATCGGCGAGAAAAAGAAACCCAGCAAG TCGCCACAGATGGGGACGCTGATGGGCGTGTACCTTCCTTGTCTGCAGAACATCTTCGGCGTCATCTTGTTCCTGCGGTTGACCTGGGTGGTGGGAACTGCCGGCGTGCTGCAGGCCTTCTGTATTGTTCTTATGTGCTGTTGCTGT ACAATGTTGACCGCCATATCAATGAGTGCAATCGCAACCAATGGAGTCGTACCAG cggGAGGTTCCTACTTCATGATCAGCCGCTCTTTGGGTCCAGAGTTTGGGGGGGCGGTAGGCCTGTGCTTCTACTTGGGCACAACCTTCGCTGGAGCCATGTACATCCTGGGAGCTGTCGAGATCCTTCTG ATGTACATTGCACCCAGAGCAGCGATATTTGAAGGTGAAGGAGCAGCCATGTTGAACAACATGAGGATATACGGCTCCATCTTTCTCCTCTTCATGGCCTTGCTGGTTTTCGTGGGGGTCAAGTATGTGAACAAACTGGCCTCTGTCTTCTTGGCCTGTGTCATCATCTCCATTTTATCCATTTATGTCGGAGCGCTGGTTTCTGCCTTCAGCGTGCCGGATTTTCC CGTATGCATGCTGGGAAACAGAACTATCAACGCCCATGATGTTGTTGACAACCACTGTAGTAAAACTGTCCTGGTTAAAGTTCCAGCTGAGAAATTAGACAGCAACTTCACGATTAACG AAAACAGCACAGTGGGCCCCACTTTTGACCCCAGCCATGTCCCAGAGGTGATGGTGGAGAAGACCACACATCTTTGGAAGTTATTTTGCCATAACGCACAGCTCAACACCACCTGTGACGAATACTTCACTTCAAACAACTTCTCTGAGATTAAAGGGATCCCCGGACTGACTAGTGGGGCCATATCAG AGAACCTGTGGAGTACATACCTCCACAAAGGGGATGTTTTGGAGAAAAGATCCCTCCACACCTCTCAAGTTGCACACCCAGCCTCTGATCGCTATCCGTACGTGTTTGCTGACATCACCACCTCCTTCACAGTGCTCGTGGGCATCTTCTTCCCCTCGGTCACAG GAATCATGGCCGGCTCCAACCGGTCGGGGGATTTAAAAGATGCTCAGCGCTCCATCCCCATCGGAACCATCCTCGCCATCCTCACCACCTCTTTAGTCT ATCTGAGCAATGTCGTGTTGTTTGGAGCCTGCATCGAGGGGGTGGTCCTCAGAGACAA GTTTGGAGATTCAGTTAAAGGCAATCTGGTGGTGGGGACTTTGGCTTGGCCCTCGCCGTGGGTCATTGTGATCGGGTCCTTCTTCTCCACATGTGGCGCGGGCCTCCAGTCTTTGACTGGCGCTCCACGACTCCTGCAGGCCATCGCCAAAGACAACATCATCCCCTTCCTCCGG GTCTTTGGCCACGGGAAAGCTAACGGGGAACCTACGTGGGCTCTGCTGCTGACAGCTCTGATAGCTGAGCTGGGGGTTCTCATCGCATCTCTGGACATGGTGGCTCCTATTCTGACAAT GTTCTTCCTTATGTGTTACCTGTTTGTGAACCTGGCCTGTGCCCTTCAGACCCTCCTGAGGACACCCAACTGGAGGCCTCGCTTCTCATACTACCACTG GAGCTTGTCCTTTCTGGGGATGACTTTCTGCCTGGCGCTCATGTTCATATCCTCTTGGTACTACGCAATCGTTGCCATGGTGATTGCCGGGATGATCTACAAGTACATTGAGTATCAAGG GGCAGAGAAGGAGTGGGGAGATGGGATCCGTGGTCTGTCACTCAGCGCTGCCCGTTATGCTCTGCTGAGGCTGGAAGAAGGACCACCGCATACTAAAAACTGGAG GCCTCAGCTTTTGGTGTTACTAAAACTGGACGAAGACGCCCACGTCAAGTCTCCTCGGCTCCTGACGTTTGCCAGCCAGCTAAAGGCGGGAAAAGGCCTGACCATTGTTGGCACTGTTGTCCCCGGGAACTACCTGCAGAGCTATGGAGAGGCGCTCGCTGCTGAGCAG ACTCTGAAGCACCTGATGGATAAGGAGCGCGTGAAGGGCTTCTGCCAGTGCATCGTGGCTCAAAAGCCACGTGATGGGATCAGCCACATGATCCAGTCAAGTGGCCTGGGAGGAATGAAACCCAACACTGTGGTGATGGGCTGGCCTCACGCCTGGAGGCAAAGCGAGGACCCACAGTCCTGGAAGACCTTCATCA ACACAGTGCGGGTGACCACAGCGGCCCACCTTGCGCTTCTGGTGCCCAAAAACATCTCCCTGTTCCCTAGCAACTCCGAGCCCTGCACAGAGGGCTACATCGATGTGTGGTGGATCGTCCATGACGGCGGGATGCTGATGCTTCTGCCTTTCCTCCTGCGACAACACAAG GTGTGGCGCAAGTGTTCAATGCGAATCTTCACAGTGGCCCAGATGGAGGATAATTCCATCCAGATGAAGAAGGATTTGTTAACCTTCACCTATCAGCTACGCATCGATGCTGAGGTGGAAGTAGTGGAGATG CACGACAGTGACATCAGTGCATATACCTATGAGAGGACGCTGATGATGGAGCAGAGGTGTCAGATGCTCAGACAGATGCGACTGTCTAAATCTGATCGGGACAGAGAG GAGAGCCCTAGCAGTAGCAGCAACAATGGTAGGCCAGAGGCAGGTGGAGCTACAAGGTCTCAG GCGTATCTTTCCCCCAGGTACAAAAGTCCTGGACCCTTCACGCCAAACACCTCCagaggagacagagacagacag GCCCAGCTGGTGAAGGATCGTAACTCCATGCTGCGTCTGACGAGCATCGGCTCAGACGACGAAGATGACACAGACGGCGGCGAGCGAGACCGGGCGGCAagcagcggcggcggcagcTCTGAGCACCACCGCCGCATTCAGATGACCTGGACCAAAGAGAAGACCACACAATACAGAGCGACGCACTCGGGCTGCTCCACCCCCGAGGGCTTCAGGGACATGCTGAGCATCAGGCC GGACCACTCCAACGTCAGGCGAATGCACACTGCCGTCAAACTCAACGAGGTCATCGTCAACAGATCCCACGACGCCCGGATCGTCCTGCTCAACATGCCTGGACCTCCCAGGAACACCGAAGGAGATGAGAACT ACATGGAGTTCCTGGAGGTCCTGACAGAAGGATTGGAGCGTGTGCTGTTGGTGAGAGGCGGAGGAAGTGAAGTCATCACCATCTACTCCTGA